In Callospermophilus lateralis isolate mCalLat2 chromosome 18, mCalLat2.hap1, whole genome shotgun sequence, one DNA window encodes the following:
- the LOC143383903 gene encoding liver carboxylesterase 1-like isoform X3, producing the protein MGKSRLPVIRRSCSLFYLLQPLPGPLPRTQPISSQNEVKNVCGSFSPQAGHPSSPPVVDTVHGKVLGKYVSLEGSAQPVAVFLGVPFAKPPLGPLRFAPPQPPEPWSSVKNTTSYPPMCSQDAVRGQKVSDLLTNRKENIPLQFSEDCLYLNIYTPADLTRRNRLPVMVWIHGGGLVVGGASTYDGLPLSALENVVVVTIQYRLGIWGFFSTGDEHSPGNWGHLDQVAALRWVQDNIANFGGNPGSVTIFGESAGGQSVSVLVLSPLAKNLFHRAISESGVALTSLLVRKNTKPLAEKVAITAGCKTTTSAVMVHCMRQKTEEELLETTLKMKLFTLDMLGDPRESTPMIPTVMDGVLLPKTPEEILADKTFNTVPYIVGINKQEFGWILPTMMGFPISEGKLDQKMATSLLQKTGSLLEIQDELTQMATEKNFRGTDDPVKLKDLYLELIGDVTFCIPSVTVARGHRDAGAPTYMYEFQYRPSFVPDMRPKTVIGDHGDEIYSVFGAPILKGGTSEEETNLSRMVMKFWANFARHGNPNGEGLPHWPEYDQKEGYLKIGANTQAAQGLKEKEMALWTKLRAKKPPQRDHVEL; encoded by the exons ATGGG CAAGTCCCGGCTCCCTGTGATCAGAAGGTCTTGCTCCCTCTTCTACCTCCTGCAGCCCCTCCCTGGACCCTTGCCTAGgacacagcctatttcttcccagAATGAAGTCAAGAATGTCTGTGGCTCCTTTTCCCCACAAG CAGGACACCCGTCCTCGCCCCCCGTGGTGGACACGGTGCACGGCAAAGTCCTGGGGAAGTACGTCAGCCTGGAAGGATCTGCGCAGCCCGTGGCCGTCTTCCTGGGCGTCCCCTTTGCCAAGCCCCCTCTTGGGCCCCTGAGGTTTGCTCCACCGCAGCCGCCAGAGCCCTGGAGCTCTGTGAAGAACACCACCTCCTACCCTCCTAT GTGTTCCCAAGATGCAGTGAGGGGGCAGAAAGTCTCCGATCTCCTTACCAACAGGAAGGAGAACATTCCCCTCCAGTTCTCTGAAGACTGCCTCTACCTGAACATTTACACTCCTGCAGACCTGACCAGGAGAAACAGGCTGCCG GTGATGGTGTGGATCCATGGAGGAGGTCTGGTGGTGGGCGGGGCATCCACCTATGATGGACTGCCCCTCTCTGCCCTTGAAAACGTGGTGGTGGTGACCATCCAGTACCGCCTGGGCATCTGGGGGTTCTTCAG CACCGGGGatgagcacagcccagggaaCTGGGGTCACCTGGACCAGGTGGCTGCTCTGCGCTGGGTCCAGGACAACATTGCCAACTTTGGAGGGAACCCAGGCTCTGTGACCATCTTTGGAGAGTCAGCAGGAGGACAAAGTGTCTCTGTTCTT GTGTTATCTCCCCTGGCCAAGAACCTCTTCCACAGGGCCATTTCTGAGAGTGGCGTGGCCCTCACTTCTCTTCTGGTCAGGAAGAACACCAAACCTCTAGCTGAG AAAGTTGCTATTACCGCTGGGTGTAAAACCACCACATCTGCAGTCATGGTTCACTGCATGCGCCAGAAGACAGAGGAGGAGCTTTTGGAGACCACGCTGAAAATG AAACtttttactctggatatgcttggAGATCCCAGAGAG agcactcccATGATCCCCACCGTAATGGATGGTGTCCTGCTGCCCAAGACACCAGAGGAGATTCTGGCTGATAAGACATTCAACACTGTCCCCTACATTGTGGGAATCAACAAGCAAGAGTTTGGCTGGATTTTGCCCACG ATGATGGGATTTCCCATCTCTGAAGGCAAGCTGGACCAGAAGATGGCCACATCACTCCTGCAGAAGACTGGCTCTCTTCTG GAGATCCAAGACGAACTGACTCAAATGGCCACTGAGAAGAATTTTAGAGGGACAGACGACCCTGTCAAACTCAAAGACCTCTACCTGGAGTTGATTGGagatgtgacattttgtatcccatCTGTGACTGTGGCCCGTGGTCACAGAG ATGCTGGAGCCCCCACCTACATGTATGAGTTTCAGTATCGCCCGAGCTTCGTACCAGACATGAGACCCAAGACGGTGATAGGAGACCATGGGGATGAAATCTACTCAGTCTTTGGGGCCCCAATTTTAAAAG GGGGCACCTCAGAAGAGGAGACCAACCTCAGCAGGATGGTGATGAAATTCTGGGCCAACTTTGCTCGCCATGG gaacCCAAATGGGGAGGGGCTGCCCCATTGGCCAGAGTATGACCAGAAGGAAGGGTACCTGAAGATTGGAGCCAACACCCAGGCAGCCCAGGGGCTGAAAGAGAAGGAGATGGCTTTGTGGACTAAGCTTAGAGCCAAGAAGCCTCCTCAGAGAGACCATGTGGAATTGTGA
- the LOC143383903 gene encoding liver carboxylesterase 1-like isoform X2, whose translation MGLGTGLELENRLGVVKLSQPWPQEDSGKSRLPVIRRSCSLFYLLQPLPGPLPRTQPISSQNEVKNVCGSFSPQGHPSSPPVVDTVHGKVLGKYVSLEGSAQPVAVFLGVPFAKPPLGPLRFAPPQPPEPWSSVKNTTSYPPMCSQDAVRGQKVSDLLTNRKENIPLQFSEDCLYLNIYTPADLTRRNRLPVMVWIHGGGLVVGGASTYDGLPLSALENVVVVTIQYRLGIWGFFSTGDEHSPGNWGHLDQVAALRWVQDNIANFGGNPGSVTIFGESAGGQSVSVLVLSPLAKNLFHRAISESGVALTSLLVRKNTKPLAEKVAITAGCKTTTSAVMVHCMRQKTEEELLETTLKMKLFTLDMLGDPRESTPMIPTVMDGVLLPKTPEEILADKTFNTVPYIVGINKQEFGWILPTMMGFPISEGKLDQKMATSLLQKTGSLLEIQDELTQMATEKNFRGTDDPVKLKDLYLELIGDVTFCIPSVTVARGHRDAGAPTYMYEFQYRPSFVPDMRPKTVIGDHGDEIYSVFGAPILKGGTSEEETNLSRMVMKFWANFARHGNPNGEGLPHWPEYDQKEGYLKIGANTQAAQGLKEKEMALWTKLRAKKPPQRDHVEL comes from the exons ATGGG ACTTGGAACTGGACTTGAACTTGAAAACAGACTTGGAGTAGTGAAGCTCAGCCAGCCTTGGCCACAAGAAGACTCAGG CAAGTCCCGGCTCCCTGTGATCAGAAGGTCTTGCTCCCTCTTCTACCTCCTGCAGCCCCTCCCTGGACCCTTGCCTAGgacacagcctatttcttcccagAATGAAGTCAAGAATGTCTGTGGCTCCTTTTCCCCACAAG GACACCCGTCCTCGCCCCCCGTGGTGGACACGGTGCACGGCAAAGTCCTGGGGAAGTACGTCAGCCTGGAAGGATCTGCGCAGCCCGTGGCCGTCTTCCTGGGCGTCCCCTTTGCCAAGCCCCCTCTTGGGCCCCTGAGGTTTGCTCCACCGCAGCCGCCAGAGCCCTGGAGCTCTGTGAAGAACACCACCTCCTACCCTCCTAT GTGTTCCCAAGATGCAGTGAGGGGGCAGAAAGTCTCCGATCTCCTTACCAACAGGAAGGAGAACATTCCCCTCCAGTTCTCTGAAGACTGCCTCTACCTGAACATTTACACTCCTGCAGACCTGACCAGGAGAAACAGGCTGCCG GTGATGGTGTGGATCCATGGAGGAGGTCTGGTGGTGGGCGGGGCATCCACCTATGATGGACTGCCCCTCTCTGCCCTTGAAAACGTGGTGGTGGTGACCATCCAGTACCGCCTGGGCATCTGGGGGTTCTTCAG CACCGGGGatgagcacagcccagggaaCTGGGGTCACCTGGACCAGGTGGCTGCTCTGCGCTGGGTCCAGGACAACATTGCCAACTTTGGAGGGAACCCAGGCTCTGTGACCATCTTTGGAGAGTCAGCAGGAGGACAAAGTGTCTCTGTTCTT GTGTTATCTCCCCTGGCCAAGAACCTCTTCCACAGGGCCATTTCTGAGAGTGGCGTGGCCCTCACTTCTCTTCTGGTCAGGAAGAACACCAAACCTCTAGCTGAG AAAGTTGCTATTACCGCTGGGTGTAAAACCACCACATCTGCAGTCATGGTTCACTGCATGCGCCAGAAGACAGAGGAGGAGCTTTTGGAGACCACGCTGAAAATG AAACtttttactctggatatgcttggAGATCCCAGAGAG agcactcccATGATCCCCACCGTAATGGATGGTGTCCTGCTGCCCAAGACACCAGAGGAGATTCTGGCTGATAAGACATTCAACACTGTCCCCTACATTGTGGGAATCAACAAGCAAGAGTTTGGCTGGATTTTGCCCACG ATGATGGGATTTCCCATCTCTGAAGGCAAGCTGGACCAGAAGATGGCCACATCACTCCTGCAGAAGACTGGCTCTCTTCTG GAGATCCAAGACGAACTGACTCAAATGGCCACTGAGAAGAATTTTAGAGGGACAGACGACCCTGTCAAACTCAAAGACCTCTACCTGGAGTTGATTGGagatgtgacattttgtatcccatCTGTGACTGTGGCCCGTGGTCACAGAG ATGCTGGAGCCCCCACCTACATGTATGAGTTTCAGTATCGCCCGAGCTTCGTACCAGACATGAGACCCAAGACGGTGATAGGAGACCATGGGGATGAAATCTACTCAGTCTTTGGGGCCCCAATTTTAAAAG GGGGCACCTCAGAAGAGGAGACCAACCTCAGCAGGATGGTGATGAAATTCTGGGCCAACTTTGCTCGCCATGG gaacCCAAATGGGGAGGGGCTGCCCCATTGGCCAGAGTATGACCAGAAGGAAGGGTACCTGAAGATTGGAGCCAACACCCAGGCAGCCCAGGGGCTGAAAGAGAAGGAGATGGCTTTGTGGACTAAGCTTAGAGCCAAGAAGCCTCCTCAGAGAGACCATGTGGAATTGTGA
- the LOC143383903 gene encoding liver carboxylesterase 1-like isoform X4, translating to MGKSRLPVIRRSCSLFYLLQPLPGPLPRTQPISSQNEVKNVCGSFSPQGHPSSPPVVDTVHGKVLGKYVSLEGSAQPVAVFLGVPFAKPPLGPLRFAPPQPPEPWSSVKNTTSYPPMCSQDAVRGQKVSDLLTNRKENIPLQFSEDCLYLNIYTPADLTRRNRLPVMVWIHGGGLVVGGASTYDGLPLSALENVVVVTIQYRLGIWGFFSTGDEHSPGNWGHLDQVAALRWVQDNIANFGGNPGSVTIFGESAGGQSVSVLVLSPLAKNLFHRAISESGVALTSLLVRKNTKPLAEKVAITAGCKTTTSAVMVHCMRQKTEEELLETTLKMKLFTLDMLGDPRESTPMIPTVMDGVLLPKTPEEILADKTFNTVPYIVGINKQEFGWILPTMMGFPISEGKLDQKMATSLLQKTGSLLEIQDELTQMATEKNFRGTDDPVKLKDLYLELIGDVTFCIPSVTVARGHRDAGAPTYMYEFQYRPSFVPDMRPKTVIGDHGDEIYSVFGAPILKGGTSEEETNLSRMVMKFWANFARHGNPNGEGLPHWPEYDQKEGYLKIGANTQAAQGLKEKEMALWTKLRAKKPPQRDHVEL from the exons ATGGG CAAGTCCCGGCTCCCTGTGATCAGAAGGTCTTGCTCCCTCTTCTACCTCCTGCAGCCCCTCCCTGGACCCTTGCCTAGgacacagcctatttcttcccagAATGAAGTCAAGAATGTCTGTGGCTCCTTTTCCCCACAAG GACACCCGTCCTCGCCCCCCGTGGTGGACACGGTGCACGGCAAAGTCCTGGGGAAGTACGTCAGCCTGGAAGGATCTGCGCAGCCCGTGGCCGTCTTCCTGGGCGTCCCCTTTGCCAAGCCCCCTCTTGGGCCCCTGAGGTTTGCTCCACCGCAGCCGCCAGAGCCCTGGAGCTCTGTGAAGAACACCACCTCCTACCCTCCTAT GTGTTCCCAAGATGCAGTGAGGGGGCAGAAAGTCTCCGATCTCCTTACCAACAGGAAGGAGAACATTCCCCTCCAGTTCTCTGAAGACTGCCTCTACCTGAACATTTACACTCCTGCAGACCTGACCAGGAGAAACAGGCTGCCG GTGATGGTGTGGATCCATGGAGGAGGTCTGGTGGTGGGCGGGGCATCCACCTATGATGGACTGCCCCTCTCTGCCCTTGAAAACGTGGTGGTGGTGACCATCCAGTACCGCCTGGGCATCTGGGGGTTCTTCAG CACCGGGGatgagcacagcccagggaaCTGGGGTCACCTGGACCAGGTGGCTGCTCTGCGCTGGGTCCAGGACAACATTGCCAACTTTGGAGGGAACCCAGGCTCTGTGACCATCTTTGGAGAGTCAGCAGGAGGACAAAGTGTCTCTGTTCTT GTGTTATCTCCCCTGGCCAAGAACCTCTTCCACAGGGCCATTTCTGAGAGTGGCGTGGCCCTCACTTCTCTTCTGGTCAGGAAGAACACCAAACCTCTAGCTGAG AAAGTTGCTATTACCGCTGGGTGTAAAACCACCACATCTGCAGTCATGGTTCACTGCATGCGCCAGAAGACAGAGGAGGAGCTTTTGGAGACCACGCTGAAAATG AAACtttttactctggatatgcttggAGATCCCAGAGAG agcactcccATGATCCCCACCGTAATGGATGGTGTCCTGCTGCCCAAGACACCAGAGGAGATTCTGGCTGATAAGACATTCAACACTGTCCCCTACATTGTGGGAATCAACAAGCAAGAGTTTGGCTGGATTTTGCCCACG ATGATGGGATTTCCCATCTCTGAAGGCAAGCTGGACCAGAAGATGGCCACATCACTCCTGCAGAAGACTGGCTCTCTTCTG GAGATCCAAGACGAACTGACTCAAATGGCCACTGAGAAGAATTTTAGAGGGACAGACGACCCTGTCAAACTCAAAGACCTCTACCTGGAGTTGATTGGagatgtgacattttgtatcccatCTGTGACTGTGGCCCGTGGTCACAGAG ATGCTGGAGCCCCCACCTACATGTATGAGTTTCAGTATCGCCCGAGCTTCGTACCAGACATGAGACCCAAGACGGTGATAGGAGACCATGGGGATGAAATCTACTCAGTCTTTGGGGCCCCAATTTTAAAAG GGGGCACCTCAGAAGAGGAGACCAACCTCAGCAGGATGGTGATGAAATTCTGGGCCAACTTTGCTCGCCATGG gaacCCAAATGGGGAGGGGCTGCCCCATTGGCCAGAGTATGACCAGAAGGAAGGGTACCTGAAGATTGGAGCCAACACCCAGGCAGCCCAGGGGCTGAAAGAGAAGGAGATGGCTTTGTGGACTAAGCTTAGAGCCAAGAAGCCTCCTCAGAGAGACCATGTGGAATTGTGA
- the LOC143383903 gene encoding liver carboxylesterase 1-like isoform X5 yields MWLYTLVLASLSACTAWAGHPSSPPVVDTVHGKVLGKYVSLEGSAQPVAVFLGVPFAKPPLGPLRFAPPQPPEPWSSVKNTTSYPPMCSQDAVRGQKVSDLLTNRKENIPLQFSEDCLYLNIYTPADLTRRNRLPVMVWIHGGGLVVGGASTYDGLPLSALENVVVVTIQYRLGIWGFFSTGDEHSPGNWGHLDQVAALRWVQDNIANFGGNPGSVTIFGESAGGQSVSVLVLSPLAKNLFHRAISESGVALTSLLVRKNTKPLAEKVAITAGCKTTTSAVMVHCMRQKTEEELLETTLKMKLFTLDMLGDPRESTPMIPTVMDGVLLPKTPEEILADKTFNTVPYIVGINKQEFGWILPTMMGFPISEGKLDQKMATSLLQKTGSLLEIQDELTQMATEKNFRGTDDPVKLKDLYLELIGDVTFCIPSVTVARGHRDAGAPTYMYEFQYRPSFVPDMRPKTVIGDHGDEIYSVFGAPILKGGTSEEETNLSRMVMKFWANFARHGNPNGEGLPHWPEYDQKEGYLKIGANTQAAQGLKEKEMALWTKLRAKKPPQRDHVEL; encoded by the exons ATGTGGCTCTATACTTTGGTCTTGGCTTCTCTCTCTGCTTGCACGGCATGGG CAGGACACCCGTCCTCGCCCCCCGTGGTGGACACGGTGCACGGCAAAGTCCTGGGGAAGTACGTCAGCCTGGAAGGATCTGCGCAGCCCGTGGCCGTCTTCCTGGGCGTCCCCTTTGCCAAGCCCCCTCTTGGGCCCCTGAGGTTTGCTCCACCGCAGCCGCCAGAGCCCTGGAGCTCTGTGAAGAACACCACCTCCTACCCTCCTAT GTGTTCCCAAGATGCAGTGAGGGGGCAGAAAGTCTCCGATCTCCTTACCAACAGGAAGGAGAACATTCCCCTCCAGTTCTCTGAAGACTGCCTCTACCTGAACATTTACACTCCTGCAGACCTGACCAGGAGAAACAGGCTGCCG GTGATGGTGTGGATCCATGGAGGAGGTCTGGTGGTGGGCGGGGCATCCACCTATGATGGACTGCCCCTCTCTGCCCTTGAAAACGTGGTGGTGGTGACCATCCAGTACCGCCTGGGCATCTGGGGGTTCTTCAG CACCGGGGatgagcacagcccagggaaCTGGGGTCACCTGGACCAGGTGGCTGCTCTGCGCTGGGTCCAGGACAACATTGCCAACTTTGGAGGGAACCCAGGCTCTGTGACCATCTTTGGAGAGTCAGCAGGAGGACAAAGTGTCTCTGTTCTT GTGTTATCTCCCCTGGCCAAGAACCTCTTCCACAGGGCCATTTCTGAGAGTGGCGTGGCCCTCACTTCTCTTCTGGTCAGGAAGAACACCAAACCTCTAGCTGAG AAAGTTGCTATTACCGCTGGGTGTAAAACCACCACATCTGCAGTCATGGTTCACTGCATGCGCCAGAAGACAGAGGAGGAGCTTTTGGAGACCACGCTGAAAATG AAACtttttactctggatatgcttggAGATCCCAGAGAG agcactcccATGATCCCCACCGTAATGGATGGTGTCCTGCTGCCCAAGACACCAGAGGAGATTCTGGCTGATAAGACATTCAACACTGTCCCCTACATTGTGGGAATCAACAAGCAAGAGTTTGGCTGGATTTTGCCCACG ATGATGGGATTTCCCATCTCTGAAGGCAAGCTGGACCAGAAGATGGCCACATCACTCCTGCAGAAGACTGGCTCTCTTCTG GAGATCCAAGACGAACTGACTCAAATGGCCACTGAGAAGAATTTTAGAGGGACAGACGACCCTGTCAAACTCAAAGACCTCTACCTGGAGTTGATTGGagatgtgacattttgtatcccatCTGTGACTGTGGCCCGTGGTCACAGAG ATGCTGGAGCCCCCACCTACATGTATGAGTTTCAGTATCGCCCGAGCTTCGTACCAGACATGAGACCCAAGACGGTGATAGGAGACCATGGGGATGAAATCTACTCAGTCTTTGGGGCCCCAATTTTAAAAG GGGGCACCTCAGAAGAGGAGACCAACCTCAGCAGGATGGTGATGAAATTCTGGGCCAACTTTGCTCGCCATGG gaacCCAAATGGGGAGGGGCTGCCCCATTGGCCAGAGTATGACCAGAAGGAAGGGTACCTGAAGATTGGAGCCAACACCCAGGCAGCCCAGGGGCTGAAAGAGAAGGAGATGGCTTTGTGGACTAAGCTTAGAGCCAAGAAGCCTCCTCAGAGAGACCATGTGGAATTGTGA
- the LOC143383903 gene encoding liver carboxylesterase 1-like isoform X6 codes for MWLYTLVLASLSACTAWGHPSSPPVVDTVHGKVLGKYVSLEGSAQPVAVFLGVPFAKPPLGPLRFAPPQPPEPWSSVKNTTSYPPMCSQDAVRGQKVSDLLTNRKENIPLQFSEDCLYLNIYTPADLTRRNRLPVMVWIHGGGLVVGGASTYDGLPLSALENVVVVTIQYRLGIWGFFSTGDEHSPGNWGHLDQVAALRWVQDNIANFGGNPGSVTIFGESAGGQSVSVLVLSPLAKNLFHRAISESGVALTSLLVRKNTKPLAEKVAITAGCKTTTSAVMVHCMRQKTEEELLETTLKMKLFTLDMLGDPRESTPMIPTVMDGVLLPKTPEEILADKTFNTVPYIVGINKQEFGWILPTMMGFPISEGKLDQKMATSLLQKTGSLLEIQDELTQMATEKNFRGTDDPVKLKDLYLELIGDVTFCIPSVTVARGHRDAGAPTYMYEFQYRPSFVPDMRPKTVIGDHGDEIYSVFGAPILKGGTSEEETNLSRMVMKFWANFARHGNPNGEGLPHWPEYDQKEGYLKIGANTQAAQGLKEKEMALWTKLRAKKPPQRDHVEL; via the exons ATGTGGCTCTATACTTTGGTCTTGGCTTCTCTCTCTGCTTGCACGGCATGGG GACACCCGTCCTCGCCCCCCGTGGTGGACACGGTGCACGGCAAAGTCCTGGGGAAGTACGTCAGCCTGGAAGGATCTGCGCAGCCCGTGGCCGTCTTCCTGGGCGTCCCCTTTGCCAAGCCCCCTCTTGGGCCCCTGAGGTTTGCTCCACCGCAGCCGCCAGAGCCCTGGAGCTCTGTGAAGAACACCACCTCCTACCCTCCTAT GTGTTCCCAAGATGCAGTGAGGGGGCAGAAAGTCTCCGATCTCCTTACCAACAGGAAGGAGAACATTCCCCTCCAGTTCTCTGAAGACTGCCTCTACCTGAACATTTACACTCCTGCAGACCTGACCAGGAGAAACAGGCTGCCG GTGATGGTGTGGATCCATGGAGGAGGTCTGGTGGTGGGCGGGGCATCCACCTATGATGGACTGCCCCTCTCTGCCCTTGAAAACGTGGTGGTGGTGACCATCCAGTACCGCCTGGGCATCTGGGGGTTCTTCAG CACCGGGGatgagcacagcccagggaaCTGGGGTCACCTGGACCAGGTGGCTGCTCTGCGCTGGGTCCAGGACAACATTGCCAACTTTGGAGGGAACCCAGGCTCTGTGACCATCTTTGGAGAGTCAGCAGGAGGACAAAGTGTCTCTGTTCTT GTGTTATCTCCCCTGGCCAAGAACCTCTTCCACAGGGCCATTTCTGAGAGTGGCGTGGCCCTCACTTCTCTTCTGGTCAGGAAGAACACCAAACCTCTAGCTGAG AAAGTTGCTATTACCGCTGGGTGTAAAACCACCACATCTGCAGTCATGGTTCACTGCATGCGCCAGAAGACAGAGGAGGAGCTTTTGGAGACCACGCTGAAAATG AAACtttttactctggatatgcttggAGATCCCAGAGAG agcactcccATGATCCCCACCGTAATGGATGGTGTCCTGCTGCCCAAGACACCAGAGGAGATTCTGGCTGATAAGACATTCAACACTGTCCCCTACATTGTGGGAATCAACAAGCAAGAGTTTGGCTGGATTTTGCCCACG ATGATGGGATTTCCCATCTCTGAAGGCAAGCTGGACCAGAAGATGGCCACATCACTCCTGCAGAAGACTGGCTCTCTTCTG GAGATCCAAGACGAACTGACTCAAATGGCCACTGAGAAGAATTTTAGAGGGACAGACGACCCTGTCAAACTCAAAGACCTCTACCTGGAGTTGATTGGagatgtgacattttgtatcccatCTGTGACTGTGGCCCGTGGTCACAGAG ATGCTGGAGCCCCCACCTACATGTATGAGTTTCAGTATCGCCCGAGCTTCGTACCAGACATGAGACCCAAGACGGTGATAGGAGACCATGGGGATGAAATCTACTCAGTCTTTGGGGCCCCAATTTTAAAAG GGGGCACCTCAGAAGAGGAGACCAACCTCAGCAGGATGGTGATGAAATTCTGGGCCAACTTTGCTCGCCATGG gaacCCAAATGGGGAGGGGCTGCCCCATTGGCCAGAGTATGACCAGAAGGAAGGGTACCTGAAGATTGGAGCCAACACCCAGGCAGCCCAGGGGCTGAAAGAGAAGGAGATGGCTTTGTGGACTAAGCTTAGAGCCAAGAAGCCTCCTCAGAGAGACCATGTGGAATTGTGA
- the LOC143383903 gene encoding liver carboxylesterase 1-like isoform X1 has protein sequence MGLGTGLELENRLGVVKLSQPWPQEDSGKSRLPVIRRSCSLFYLLQPLPGPLPRTQPISSQNEVKNVCGSFSPQAGHPSSPPVVDTVHGKVLGKYVSLEGSAQPVAVFLGVPFAKPPLGPLRFAPPQPPEPWSSVKNTTSYPPMCSQDAVRGQKVSDLLTNRKENIPLQFSEDCLYLNIYTPADLTRRNRLPVMVWIHGGGLVVGGASTYDGLPLSALENVVVVTIQYRLGIWGFFSTGDEHSPGNWGHLDQVAALRWVQDNIANFGGNPGSVTIFGESAGGQSVSVLVLSPLAKNLFHRAISESGVALTSLLVRKNTKPLAEKVAITAGCKTTTSAVMVHCMRQKTEEELLETTLKMKLFTLDMLGDPRESTPMIPTVMDGVLLPKTPEEILADKTFNTVPYIVGINKQEFGWILPTMMGFPISEGKLDQKMATSLLQKTGSLLEIQDELTQMATEKNFRGTDDPVKLKDLYLELIGDVTFCIPSVTVARGHRDAGAPTYMYEFQYRPSFVPDMRPKTVIGDHGDEIYSVFGAPILKGGTSEEETNLSRMVMKFWANFARHGNPNGEGLPHWPEYDQKEGYLKIGANTQAAQGLKEKEMALWTKLRAKKPPQRDHVEL, from the exons ATGGG ACTTGGAACTGGACTTGAACTTGAAAACAGACTTGGAGTAGTGAAGCTCAGCCAGCCTTGGCCACAAGAAGACTCAGG CAAGTCCCGGCTCCCTGTGATCAGAAGGTCTTGCTCCCTCTTCTACCTCCTGCAGCCCCTCCCTGGACCCTTGCCTAGgacacagcctatttcttcccagAATGAAGTCAAGAATGTCTGTGGCTCCTTTTCCCCACAAG CAGGACACCCGTCCTCGCCCCCCGTGGTGGACACGGTGCACGGCAAAGTCCTGGGGAAGTACGTCAGCCTGGAAGGATCTGCGCAGCCCGTGGCCGTCTTCCTGGGCGTCCCCTTTGCCAAGCCCCCTCTTGGGCCCCTGAGGTTTGCTCCACCGCAGCCGCCAGAGCCCTGGAGCTCTGTGAAGAACACCACCTCCTACCCTCCTAT GTGTTCCCAAGATGCAGTGAGGGGGCAGAAAGTCTCCGATCTCCTTACCAACAGGAAGGAGAACATTCCCCTCCAGTTCTCTGAAGACTGCCTCTACCTGAACATTTACACTCCTGCAGACCTGACCAGGAGAAACAGGCTGCCG GTGATGGTGTGGATCCATGGAGGAGGTCTGGTGGTGGGCGGGGCATCCACCTATGATGGACTGCCCCTCTCTGCCCTTGAAAACGTGGTGGTGGTGACCATCCAGTACCGCCTGGGCATCTGGGGGTTCTTCAG CACCGGGGatgagcacagcccagggaaCTGGGGTCACCTGGACCAGGTGGCTGCTCTGCGCTGGGTCCAGGACAACATTGCCAACTTTGGAGGGAACCCAGGCTCTGTGACCATCTTTGGAGAGTCAGCAGGAGGACAAAGTGTCTCTGTTCTT GTGTTATCTCCCCTGGCCAAGAACCTCTTCCACAGGGCCATTTCTGAGAGTGGCGTGGCCCTCACTTCTCTTCTGGTCAGGAAGAACACCAAACCTCTAGCTGAG AAAGTTGCTATTACCGCTGGGTGTAAAACCACCACATCTGCAGTCATGGTTCACTGCATGCGCCAGAAGACAGAGGAGGAGCTTTTGGAGACCACGCTGAAAATG AAACtttttactctggatatgcttggAGATCCCAGAGAG agcactcccATGATCCCCACCGTAATGGATGGTGTCCTGCTGCCCAAGACACCAGAGGAGATTCTGGCTGATAAGACATTCAACACTGTCCCCTACATTGTGGGAATCAACAAGCAAGAGTTTGGCTGGATTTTGCCCACG ATGATGGGATTTCCCATCTCTGAAGGCAAGCTGGACCAGAAGATGGCCACATCACTCCTGCAGAAGACTGGCTCTCTTCTG GAGATCCAAGACGAACTGACTCAAATGGCCACTGAGAAGAATTTTAGAGGGACAGACGACCCTGTCAAACTCAAAGACCTCTACCTGGAGTTGATTGGagatgtgacattttgtatcccatCTGTGACTGTGGCCCGTGGTCACAGAG ATGCTGGAGCCCCCACCTACATGTATGAGTTTCAGTATCGCCCGAGCTTCGTACCAGACATGAGACCCAAGACGGTGATAGGAGACCATGGGGATGAAATCTACTCAGTCTTTGGGGCCCCAATTTTAAAAG GGGGCACCTCAGAAGAGGAGACCAACCTCAGCAGGATGGTGATGAAATTCTGGGCCAACTTTGCTCGCCATGG gaacCCAAATGGGGAGGGGCTGCCCCATTGGCCAGAGTATGACCAGAAGGAAGGGTACCTGAAGATTGGAGCCAACACCCAGGCAGCCCAGGGGCTGAAAGAGAAGGAGATGGCTTTGTGGACTAAGCTTAGAGCCAAGAAGCCTCCTCAGAGAGACCATGTGGAATTGTGA